The Acanthopagrus latus isolate v.2019 chromosome 11, fAcaLat1.1, whole genome shotgun sequence genome segment cACTTCAACTGTTTGCATTCAGCTAATTCAATCCAAGCCTGAATATGCTCTCTGAACTGTGAATATTAATGTACGTGTTTTATGTGTAtcacagcaaaggaaaaagtgttgtttgtttgtttttttattccactaaATGTCAGTGTATTTGATTGGCTATAAAATTAACTGATAAGATAACTTCAACTGTGAAGGTGTATAGAAGGTGTGTTTTACTAGTTATTATAAATTAATAACTCCAAACTGTAATGCTACTGTAGTGGTCAGGTTCCTACAACCACTGAATAAACATCTGGAAAATAGTTGGTACTTTAGAATAcattaattgttttgttaaataatattttaaacttgtctttttttgtcaaaaaagacaaatcaagaTAAACataagtgatttttttgtttggttttttttgtgtctttcaagCCTGAACTCATTTTCAACTGTCTCTGATGTAGTTACCGACAAGAAGACTGTCCAATCACCGAGCTGCTCTGTGCGTACGTCACCCCACACTCCTACGTCACTGCCTTCACGGTCCTATCATCTTCCTGGATTGGTCCATCACGAGGCAGCAAGATTCTAACTTCCGCCCTGAGTTTGCTCGGTCGCTGTGATCGTGACGTGTATTAGCAAGGAGTCCCTCGAATAGTGTAGGTTGCTAATATGAAGTTAGCCAGTTTTGTTGCCGATGATATTAAGTGATTCGCGGAGCACAAATTAAAGCGGAGACGGTCTTCGGTCGGTCTTTTGGAAGCAATAATGCCTCTCATGGTCGGCGGAGGTAACGGACGAGCTGATAGAAATGTGATGTGCCTCTTGTTTCCGCTCGCCGCCGTGTTTTTGTTGTCGGTCGGAGTTGCTGCAGTTCCAGAGGAGCACAAATCAGCTGTCCAGGAGCAGCCCGCACCAGAGGTAAAAGCCTTAACTTCACGGTTACCAATTAAAACTTGTATCGTCGTGTGTATGGAGCGGTTTCTGGCGCCGGTGCTGCCTCTGCTCCCTAGCTCCTCCGAGCTAGCTACCATATGCTAACCCCTCTCACGTTGTGTTCCGGGTGTAGCTAAAGAGGGTAAAGTTAGTCTTTAATTTCTAAACATGGCTAACAAAGCAAATATTTGAATGGAAGTTAAGATAACATAATAGCTGGCTGCCAGCATGAACGGGCCACGCTGGCATTGTGTAGCCACcagttttgtttacatttcctCTAATGTGATTAAAAGCACGCGGCCCTAAAATAAAGCTAACCAGGACACTTCCCTCTGCAAGTTTGACTTTGagtttaaactgtgtgtgactTGGCTGACTGTCACTGTGTGTAACTGGGTTCATTTTTATTCGCAGAAAGCCTCAAGTCCCCATCCAGTAGGCCCGGCAGTGTCTGAAGATGACTCCAGCAAAGGAAACCTGGGCTTCATTCATGCCTTTGTGgcctccatctctgtcatcaTCGTCTCTGAGTTGGGagacaagacatttttcatcGCAGCCATCATGGCCATGCGTTACAACCGTCTCACCGTGCTGGCAGGTGCCATGCTGGCCCTGGGACTCATGACTTGTCTCTCAGGTTAGCAGAGCTTGATATTTTTAGTCCTGCGCTTTGAGTCATTCCTCCATTTTCCGCTGTGTGATGATCAATAATTGCTGTACCCACCCACAGTGCTCTTTGGCTACGCCACCACCATCATCCCTAGAATCTACACATACTACGTGTCCACCGCTCTGTTTGCCATCTTCGGTGTACGCATGCTGAGAGAGGGGCTGAGAATGAGTCCAGATGAAggccaggaggagctggaggaggtgcaggCAGAGATCAAGAAGAAGGATGAAGAGGTGGGTCAACTTTTTACACTCTTGACTCGGACAGATCAAGTCGTACAACTCCAGTGTAACTAAACCATTACGATGAAGTAAACACACGTAACTCATACAAGCAGTATTGGTCCTGTTTCTGACTGGTAGTGTGGCTTCTCTCTCCCCCAACTTAAAAATAGTTCACGCTACTTCTTCACCAGGAGGAGGCTGACAGTAACATGCTCCCTGTGTGATCCAATCACCAGTAAccggctctgtgtgtgtcacttgaCACCTGGCATTACAATGCGTTTTGAGTAACCTCTTGTTATTAGATCTCACTTCTCCAGTTTCCCCAGCAAGTAAACccatacatttttgtgtttccaAAGACCTAATGCTGTTTTGACCTGTGCAACAGCTGTAGTAGCCGACGCACTGGGACAAACTGACCTGAGAAGGCCCAAATAATCAAGGATCtgtcaaagacagacagacacaaagttTCTCCTAAAACTCACAAAActgccatttgtttttaagggagtctggggaacTTTCTCCACTGACAACAAATGAGTATTGATTACTTTTTACTACAGGTTATTTGTAAAGTTTGATATGTTACCATCACTTCTTtggtgtaaataatgaaatcagcGGAAACGGTGTGTGCCAATGTCATTGCAACATAAAGACCCGTCTCCACACGTCTCCTGCAATGAAGCAGACGGGTCAGTACAGAGATCCTGCTACAAACCACCGTTGATTTTAtatcaggaaaataaacaactgaagtcaCTGTAGTCAGTGCTGAATTTACAAGCAGGCAAGAATGATTGAGATATGCCATAACTGTTTTGAAGAAGTcgattacactttttttttctttttttagactGAGCAACTGTCAGAATTGTGCAATTTTTAAGCAACTCTGgtgacagtgtgttcacaaTCATCTGATGTCAACATGGGGAGTTCAAAGAGACCTCGATCTGAAAGTCAGACAGCTGTTTTATGTGGTTGCTTTAGAGGAGTTCAGTCGAGCAAGTAGTCCTTTGATTTGAGTGTGATCACATGCGGCCCCGgccacctctgaatgtggtctCAAATACGTCATCTTGGGGGCCTTCACATCTGTAGTTAGAGCTGTCCATGTGTGATCAGATCACTGGGTGAATGTTACACTTGGTCATGGGGTTGCTGCCCCTCAGTAGAAGATGATGTGGCGCTTGCACATGCAGTGAGCAGTTAATCTCATGTCTAATTAATGAATCCAAATATAATCCTTGAACTCATTTTACCACTCTGATcagaggcatttttaaaaaatggaatgaAGTTGCATTTTTGCTGCATGCGGTAATGAGGGTTTTACTGTTCAAGCCACAATTGTTTTTGATTAAACTGAAGTTAACAAAGAGATCTGTCTCGGATCTCATGACCAGACCAGCTAATCTGCTGTCAGAAATGCTTCTCATTATCTTGGCTATTCCTACCTGTATTAAGTGGCCACTGTACCGTACACTGTCGAGTAGAGCAGCTCTTGACATTTCTTCCTACATGGCTATTGACTGATGTTTTATGTAGAAGAGTAAAACATGGTACTATTCTAAAAATACACCCATGGTTTAATATGATAATGAGCAtcacaacctgtttttttttgttgttttttttgtcaaatcacTGTATCATCTGTCGTCTGTGCAGCTCCAGCGATCCAAGCTGGCCAATGGGACTCCAGACGTGGAAGCTGGGTCGGGGACTACAATTCCTCAGGGAAAGTGGCACAGCTTAATTTCACCCATCTTCATCCAAGCCCTCACCCTCACCTTCCTGGCAGAGTGGGGGGACCGCTCACAGCTGACCACTATAATTCTAGCTGCCCGGGAGGTTTGTTTCATTAATACCATATGAGCCACATCACAAACTAAACACGCCCCTCAGTGTTCCCTTGAAAACTGTTGATTAAATATTAAGGAAAGGTAACATCAAATTCTCTGTAGCATCAACATGaaagggactttttttttaaattcccagGATCCATTTGGAGTGGCAGTGGGCGGCACACTTGGACACTGTATGTGTACCGGACTGGCTGTGGTAGGAGGGAGAATGATCGCCCAGAAAATATCTGTCAGAACAGGTGAGAACGAGCTTGGATTGTGtttgttgctgtatttttaaaGAGCAATATTTTCATGATTACAGTTCATCCTTAAGTTGACACCGTGTCTCATTCTTGAGTTTATAAAGTAGTATGAGCAGTCGTCCATGTCATGTTGAGAATAACTTGAATAGTAACAGATAGTAACATTTGGCAGGTTTCAGTGTAATGACACTTCAGACTGCAACAGAACATCTTTTTGGGTTTTGAAGTCACTGCTAGTTTATTCTCATGCTCTGGTAGTCCTAAAGCCCGATTCAGATCAATGATTTTGCAACAAGATGAGTTGAATCTTGCAGCTACTTGCAGTGTGCCGGTCTACAACGCTCTGAAAACTTTCCAGTTCACACCAATGCGACCAGACAAGATGGTGTAGCGTCTCCACAGGAATGGCTGTACTTCTGTTCTGACTGCAGGCTTTGTAGTGGAGCCGAATATAATTTGTAGTGTCTTATAATATGAACGAGCGAAGTCACAAGTTTCTCGCTACAGCTGCATTTCCAGTAAATACGaaaccacaaaaataaaagacgTGTGTgcggagaggaggaaaagcagTGTAGCTCTAAATTTAACAATTTTAAGATGATGAGGTGATTCTCTCTTTCCGCCGTCAAAATTTGCCATTAGACCAGCTGACGTGGTGTGATTGGCTGTTGTAACGGGAGGCGTTTATTACCTTCTAAAACCAGCAGCTGGCACGAGGCGAGCCGAGGCGGGCCATTTCACGCTGCTGCAGCTTTCCCCAGTAACATCCTGAAACGGCATTGTCTTGTCACGAGCTTTCGGTCTGAACTGGGCTCTTGTTTAAACTTCCCCGCATCTGTAAAACAAATTACATATACATGGGTTGTTTGTCTCGTAATCCACCCCATAATTAAAGTGCCTCTCTCCTTGTTTTTGCTCCCACAGTTACAATCATTGGAGGGATCGTTTTCCTGGCGTTTGCCTTCTCTGCCCTGTTCATCAAGCCGGACGCTGGATTTTAATTGGAcggaaaaaaaaggactttcaGGTTTTCCTCTGTACATACGTGTAAAATTTGGTAACGTTGCTGTAGAGAGACTGTAgttttgactctgtgtgtgtccaacaAGACAGtgtgacatgtaaaaaaaaaaaaagagagagagagagagagcgcttcAGTCCTGTCCTCGTCTCCTAGCTGCTCCACTACAGTCTGTAACTCTCGAGGGAACTCTAGGCATTAGTTTATTGAACACTTCCCATGAGTCTAACCTTCACTACACATTAAAGCCTCATGGGAAAACGTAGCTGTTGAATTCTAACTGATCGGTGTTTTTAGTTAGATTCCCAGTTACTTCAGGATGGAAAATCCTTAATCTTTTTATATTATgtgatgaaagagaagaaaccGTTACAGGGGCGAGCTGAGCAAGCAGGTCGGAACTGCAGCTctccatcagagctgtgttcacatcacaaggtgtgtgcgtgagagagagagcgagaagacGCGATTGTTACTGATAGCTGCCCTCCGACCCATCGCTCAAAGGTTCTCTGGCTCACACAGTGAGTCTGACATTCAGTACTTCCCTCCTACTCAGCCCTTAGATACTGAGTCCATTTCAAAatctttgccttttttctttttgttttataaatgttgaaTGATTATTTGGTTGACAGAATAATAACCTCAGACCtaaagaatggaaaaaaatgacctACGTTTTGTAGTAATTTTAATTTCCCGCTGTGTGGAAAAAGACTGAAACGGCATATAATTATGAtataaattgagtttttattaGAGACAGACAACATTGAAATATTCCTCTTAGTTACTCCTCACAGTCTTTTTTCAGAGAGACAGGGACCTGATTCACTAGAATACCTCTGCGTCCGGGTGTTACCATGTCACTACAGCTTCAGAACAGCGCACGTGCACCGCGCAAAAACACAGATTGCATATTGGGGATAGCGATCGAGGTACTTCATACTTCCTGCTTCCAGTTTCAGGCGCCGATAGTGAACAAGAACACAAGTCAGGCTGCCGAGCGGTTAGCGGTCACCTCCACACAGGTTAACTCCTCCTCAGCGTTTAAAGCCATGTCCACTACGAACCTCACTGCCTCCATTGTTGCTGCTTTCGATTCACAGAATGGATGGGTACAGAGCAGACGAGTCACCACCACGTGTCCATAAGTCACTCCTGCCGTAAGCAGCTGCGTTGTAGCTGCTGTGACACCTGAACGCGGCGATGTAATTCAACCTACGttttcaccttttttgtttaaaggggtatctatttatttagcttcattttctttctttttaagcaACTGTACTgtagaaaccaaaaaaaacaaacaaaaaaaggattgGAGGCACAACAAACGAGTGGAGATATTTTTGTAAGTGAACAGGCTACAAGCTGCATTGTCAATATTTGACAGACTGCGCCCAGCTGTGAAATACTTCTGTTTGTGCTAAAGGTCGGTTGAAAATGCCTATAAATCTAAAATgctcaataaaaatgtttcatgtgttgTCTGATTTCTGAACCATGCATCATTTGTCCTGTGCTGACACCACGTCAGAGATGCgtaaagagaaaagaataaCTGGACTCGACAGAACACCAGAGACATTTcattacagatttattttcaaGTTGAAGGGGAGCAAACGATCGATACATTTGCCTGTAAAggttatgttttaatttatgaaCCGTTTGGCTCGAGAAATGAATGCGAGGCAGCGAGCACACACCTGTGGAAAGAGCTTTCAGCGTGGATAAGAATgcattattgtttattatgaATTATGTTTATGTCAGGCTGCTGATGTAATGTTTGATCCAAGTTTAATTCCAGTCAGAGAGCCTAAAAGCAGAATGTTAAATTAACTTCTTTATCCACTGACCAACTGCTGGTGAAGTCTCATAATTTTCCAGCCGCTCAGTAGATCACTattggttttctttgtttttttttggctgatgaGTGAAGCAAATCTAGCATCCTCTTGCTTTATTCTGCCAGCATTTGGCCGGTGCTGAATTTGAGCACCGCACAAATCTGAACAGCAGGCGGCAGCAGCGGATGTGAAGAGTGCAAAACTAAGTCCTCCATGCTCGTGCCGGAGTgcagcaggagaaaataaactcaACATGTTGACGTTTCAGTTGCAGATCTGCAGAGAAGCATGTCGGACAGAATCCAAAATATGGCACCTCTTTGTGATAAGGCCTTTCAAAAGACATTGTAGCTAAAGGCTTATAATGGTTATTAACTATTTAAGACAGAGGTGAcaagattaatcaattaaacatTTGGTCAGTCTATTTTGGTAATCATTTTTCGAACGTGTCAAACACGTTGGTGCTGTTCTCCATTTAATATGATGTTAGATTCATGTTAAAAATACTTGATGAATGAAGATGTGATCTTTAAGCTGTGGGACAAGTGCACTTTTCAATTAACATAGAAAACAAGTGTCAGATTAATGAAGAATTGAACTTAGATCAGCTGCAGCCCTGGGACAAGGTGAATTACAGGTGGCAGCTGTACGATATGACCAACATATTATATTGGGATTATGTTTTTTATGACATATTATGATCATACATGATTCAGTACGAGTGGAAgtaattgtttttgtgtcacaatttctgttttcattacatttgaaGGCCAGTACATCACTCATGTGCTCCAGTATAATTCTGTTTTGTCACCTTTTATCATAAAATGTTTGCTTGTCCGTATTACAGTTTCTATATTAATGATTAGCTGTGCAGCTCTAGTATCAGGCTGTTTAAAACCCTTCTTTTGTTATCAATTCAATAACACATAAATCAATAACAAATCGTTTTCATCCATGTATTCTTGTATGTGATGATATAATGAGAATTTACAACTCATTTAAAGAGTTTTAATCTATCAGATCTACTTTCATTATCAATCCATTGTGAtctataaaatgtgaataaagtaAAAGCTGCTCATTTCAGTTTCCCACAGtgacagtccaaaaccaaaaactctGCTTGAAGAACGACTAAAACGAGAACTCGGTTATCAAAATAGATGGcaacatattttcttttgatcgaCTAATCAGTTAGtcaataaatcatcagagctCTAATTTCTCCACAGCTCAGTTATCAATCAgacttttctccctctcttttttttttttttttaagaaaacatggGACTTTTCGCAGCCTGATTACCTAAAAGTTGTTAAACTCTTATTCAGCATCAGTAAATTATTGGCTGGTTATTAATAAAGTTAGTAGTTACAACTTAATTGAATGggtgttttggggggtttttttggaaAGCGGTgccaacacatttcaaacagcacacagtgtTAGCGTCTGGGCTAAGATGATGTAGCATCGGTGACATCACAGCACCTGCCTCTGACATCACCTTTAGTAGCCACAGGTGtgttctgcagcagcacatttcaTGAGCCAAACATGAACgccacacaaacatgaagagagagagagagagagagagcactgatAGACATTcagagtatttttttgttttttgttttgttttgttttttcttttagtgtgTACATCAGAACACCACAACATTTACCACAACGCATTGTGTCTCTTTCATTCAGGGCTTCGCCTTCTGTCGTTTCCCTCTCTTTggatcacaaaacattttccctcaCACCTTTCAATCACTTGGCAATGACCGTCTCGTGGGTTTGTGTCgtcctgttaaaaaaagaaaaaaaaaaaatcctttctcTGTCAATTTCAACAGTTTCCAGCATGAAGGAAAACGATTTGAGTGTTGGGTGAAGATTTCAAAACAACCACTGAGTTTGATACAAAGTCTTTGCATAACCATAAACCAGCTTCTTTCTGGGGAGTTCAACAGTCTCTGCGTTGTGTGTCACAGTTCGTTTAGATCCTTTGTggttatttatttcttatttttttgtcacgTTTAGCAGCGGTGTCGCTTGTGTTCGATGTTCATGTGCATACGTTCGAGCTTCATGAGGTCTATTACGGCGATAGAAAAATAATTAACTTCTCTTATTTACTGCATGTCTTATCATACATTGTGCAAAAGTCTCACACAGCCACACGTCTCCTCATGTTCATGATATTCATGGTTACATTCTCGGAGGGGTATTGCACCGCAGGTTTCTTTAAAAGTGTTtggcagagaaaatgttgtgttgttcaaaaacactgatatgtGTTGCAGCACCACAactgattttaaaggaaaagacTACATTTACTCTAACAACAGTAGATAAGATCTTTCTTTAGGGaacagcacagaaacaacacagtggAGAGAGCAGGTTTCAGGGACCGTGTGTAAATGGTTTGACGGGAGGCGGGGTCCGACAGTGGGCAGTGTTaggtaattttctttttactagAGGGTCAGAATTTTGAGAGCAAGGCAAAGtcttttatcatatttttgacTGGCTCAGATCTCTATTCTATTGCAATTTTCCTTTGCaaagaaatacagtaaaacaagTGGAATAACTACGTGATAGTAGTGAAGTAAAAGACATTCCTTGTGACGTTCTTACTGGACTTGTTATCATTATTAGGGATTCAACACTCTCTGAGGAGTGAGACTTCTATggaagccgagaacggccatggatttttctttttttaaatacagttatctcgtgataacgacttattatctcgttatgTCGATataacaggctgtttttctcgtgataacaaatttatttcattatctccatataacaaagattgttttctcgtgataaagaattaattaataaagtGTTCATCTTGATTTCAACCCACAAGCGCTCCCACGAACGGCTTCCGTAGCCgactgtagctgtagcctatcaccaaaaaaaacaacctttgttatatagAGATGaccagataataagtcgttatcacgagataacagtgcataagaaaagaaaaatccacgGCCTTTCTCGGCTTCCGTAGTCTTCTCTTTATTCTGCATTATCACATAACTTATGGTAAAGTATAAatagtataaatatataatgcGGAGTAAATCTTT includes the following:
- the tmem165 gene encoding transmembrane protein 165, which translates into the protein MPLMVGGGNGRADRNVMCLLFPLAAVFLLSVGVAAVPEEHKSAVQEQPAPEKASSPHPVGPAVSEDDSSKGNLGFIHAFVASISVIIVSELGDKTFFIAAIMAMRYNRLTVLAGAMLALGLMTCLSVLFGYATTIIPRIYTYYVSTALFAIFGVRMLREGLRMSPDEGQEELEEVQAEIKKKDEELQRSKLANGTPDVEAGSGTTIPQGKWHSLISPIFIQALTLTFLAEWGDRSQLTTIILAAREDPFGVAVGGTLGHCMCTGLAVVGGRMIAQKISVRTVTIIGGIVFLAFAFSALFIKPDAGF